The genomic region AATCAGGGATCTCGTTAACAGAAACCTGGGAACGTGCGCGCAGCGAGTGTCAAATAGAAAACAATCAAGGCATTATGGTACTTGATTGCCGTAAAATGGTGAAAGAACTTGAATTACTGCTAACGGTATTGGTGCCGCAACACCTGGAAGGGGTGCGTAATAACGGCTTAAACTTTGGTAATGATTTAACTCAGTATTACAATATTCTAGCCGATATTGACAAGCGTATTGGTTCGCAATCTCGTCGTATATCTAAAGAAGTGGATCACGAGTTGTTCCTAGATGGGGTGAGTGATTCGAGCGTAAAAATCCGCTCAAAAGTTAGTGAATTCGACTTTTGGCCAACCTTGCAGAAATTTAACAAGTTACATCAACAATGGCTAGCGGATGAAGAAGCTATATTACCTGATGAAGATTATATGCAGACCATAGGTGAGGTATTAGAAGTCCTTGGCCGAGCAACCATTAGCGGTGGTGTCGGGCAGTTACTGGATATTGAATTACACCTCAAAGAAGGCAATTCAAATTTGGTGATTCGAACCGATCGTCAGTTAAATGAATCTTCGAGTCATGGTATGGCTTATCTCATTTTATGTAAGTTCTTATTAGCCTTTACCCGTTTATTGCGTGGCGAGTCTCAAGCTATTATTCATTGGCCAATTGATGAAATTGGGACCTTAGCCAATAAAAATGTGAAGAAGATTTTCGACGCGTGTAAAGCCAATAACATCAGTGTGTTGGGAGCGTTTCCAAATCCTGAATCGGATGTATTGCATTTCTTTGATAATCGTTACTTAATTGACAAAAATGCCAAAGCGCAAAAACTCCGTATGGTACAGCCTAAAACTAATCCAATCGCAGAGAAGTTAAAACAGCGCCGTCAACAGGAGGCCATCGCATGATAAGTTTACAAGGCAAGATAATGGAAACCCTTTTGAGTGGTGGCTTTATCTGTAAAACCAGTGATGAGCTTGCATATCAATACCTGCAAAAAGCGGAACATTATGATGCGATTGAGCGCCAGCTAAATACCATGAATCGCACCTTGAGCTCAGCTAACGACGGTAATGTGTTATTTTGTGCGTATCAGAGTATTGGCGATGATGAACGTAAACAGGTCAATAGCCAGTTCAAAGAAGTTTCATCATCCTTATTGCCACTGGTTGAATGGTTGGTGTTGGTGCAAGAAGCTCAAGGTGACAATACTCCAATCAGTGAAGGTAAAGTTATTCGCCTTAATAAGCTACAAACGGTTATTGAGGATGTGCCAGCATTTGCCGAGCAATTAGCCAAAATCGCGCGCTACAGCTTATTTAATTCCTCCAGTAGCGCCATTGATAATCAGCTAAAGCAAATTTTTAAACGTTTGACTGAGTTAGGTTACTTGTTGCGTCCAAACCCTGAAACGCAAATTTATTTGGCCACCGGTAAAGTTGATTATTTATTCGATATTATTCGTTTTATTGATGAAGCGGAAAGCCTAGGATTAGAGCAGCAAGCTGAAATGGCGGTTCAGCAGGGAGATCTGCTGTGAGCTCACAGTTAAGTATTAGTGGGGTTAAGTTTTTAAAGGCGCTTGCTAAGCATGCTGATATTATTATGCAAGCGTATCTTTCTGGGCGTGTCAGTGAAATGGACTTTGACTTGAACACCCTAGAAAAGCTTATGGAGCTTGGCGTACTTTGGCGCCCAGAGCCGGGCGAAGATTTACGCCTTAGAAGTTCGGTTAGAGCCTTACTTGAAAATAATTTAAAGGATGAGCGTAATCGTCAATTAGATGCAAACGTAGGTTCAAAGCTTGCCACCATTAAAACGGTCACATCGCACTATAAAGAAGCCCTGCATCATCATCTTGATGCCGAAGCGGAAGTGCATTTAGAAGATTTAGCGGAGCAAGTTTACACCTTAGTCGACAGCTTAAAATCAAGCGTACGAAGCTTATGGCGTCGCATTCATAATGAATTTGGCTATGTTGCATCAATCAACGCTAAAATCCGCGAAAATGAACTTGCTCAAGGGCAGTTAACGCAAATGCGTCAACAGCTGGAAATGTTCCAGTTTGATGAATTGGCAAAATTAGCGGGCTCGAATCGTGAACTGCGCCGCTTATTGGTTGTACAGTTACAAAAAAGCCATACAGAAATCAGTCAAGAATTGAGTATCGCTCAGGCAAAGCTTATTGATCTATTGGGTAAGTTTAGGGAATACCTGCATCGCTCACAGCTGCTTAAAGGCTTTGTCTTGCATCATCAGCAAAAGCCAGATTATCAAATCAAAGATTACAGTGTGTTGCATCAGTTACCAAGCTTGTTTAACCGTGCTCAGCCAATCATTAAACCGGCTAATATCGATGTCAATAATGTTGCATATGAACAATTGTTTAGCCAGCTGGTTAACCAAATAAAACAGGTGCGTCATAACCTCGATGCAAATCAAGAGCAACGCAAAGCACAAAACTTTGATGTTGCCGCCATTGAAGGCATTGATATAGAAAGTGATGGTTTAAAAGAAGCGATCGAGCAATATTTTGTCCATATTATTGATTCTGCAGAGCGTATGTCGGCGTTGGAGTACCATCAATGGCAGCAGCTCGATTTTGATCAAGAAGTTTGGGTGTATGGCGTTATTAATGGTTTCACAGGCCTTAATAGCGAAGAGCAAGACTTCTTCGAAATTGGTGTTGAAGGGCATCCGCATCCAGAATTTGATGGCAACTTTATTATCGAAGATGTTGAACTAGGACTAAGGTAACCTTAAGACAAAAGCAGAGGTAACATGGCAGCAGTGACTTTTATTGTTGGTGGCAAAAGTCGACGACAGAATTACGTCGATGTTAAGCGTGCATATACGGGTATTTACAAGTGGTTAATAAAACACGCTAATGCTCCTCAAAAACAGGCTATTTTGTATTCGCAAGATAGCGGTACTGAGTCATTTGTTGATGCTGAACAGGTGCCTTATCGTCCTAAACTGGTTACCCCTAGCTTTTATCTTACTGCGCCATGGCTTGAGCTTAGACAGCAAGCCATGGAACGAGATGAGTTTTGTTGCGTTCGCTGTGGTGCGAGTCGCAGAGAAGACGGCGCGAAGCTCGAAGTTGACCACATCAAAGAGCGGGCGACCCACCCTGAGCTAACGCTGAATTAAGCAATTTAGAAACGCTCTGCAAGCCTTGTCATCAAGCGAAAACCAATCGCTTTAACCGTAAGCGCTAATAAACATTTTCGTACCGTCAGCAGTTTAGCTTAGTCTAGCTATTTACCGCTGAATATACTCACTGGCTGTCATTTTATAGTAGGTCACATTGGCATAGTCAATTTCTACGGGATTAGGGTCGACTATTTCGATGTCTATTTGGTTGGTGAACGCTGCACGTAATGCCATCTGCGTGATGTTGACGCTAAACGAGGTGCCCATAAACACCATTTTATCGGCGTTATACATGCGTTGTTCGGCTTCACTAATACGATATAAATCGGTGTAGTATTCGTCAAACAACAAGACATACGGTTTGTAAGAAAAGTTTAGCTCAGGTCGCTTACTGGTTTTATTGATGCGAAAGATGTCTAACAGTGATTCACTTAAGTTCGCATCATCAACGTCATCCCACGGCGTTGTCAAGGTACTAACATGCTCACCTTGAGTATGATATAAGGTCATCTGGTCGAGACGACCGTGGATGGCGATATAGTTTCGGTTGCCCGCTTTACCGTCTAAGCCGTCAATGTTTTGAGTGATCAAATTTTTATCACTTAACCATTGATGTACAGCGTTGGGGCCATGGTTTCGATAGGCGGCAAAGCGATGGTAGTACCATTTTAAAAATTCAACCGGGTTGTTTTCATACATGGCCCGGGTGGCCATTTCCATCGGCGTGTAATTGACGCTGCCAATCGTCCAAAAACCATCCTCGCCACGAAAGGTTGGGATACCTGATTCGGCACTGACACCGGCACCCGTGATATAGAGCGTAGAATCCATAGAACAGAGGTAATTTATTAGAGAATTTGCATTTTACTATAATGCCATAAAGTTTATGTGTAAAATGGCACCAATTTTGGCAAAACGATTGTAGTTAGATGTTTGAATTAAAATACCATACCCCAAAAGAGTGGGCCGACGTTGCCCTAGAAGACTTTGATTCTTTTTTGCAAGACCATGCCGCAGCTGAGAAAAAAGCATCAGGCATGGCGGTATCTATGTTGTCACATTACCCTGATCGCACAAAATTAGTGCGGGCAATGACAGACCTAGCATTAGAAGAATTAATCCATTTTAAGCAAGTGTTAAAGCTGATGAGTGCGCGTAATGTGATTCAAGCAAATGACGAACGAGACGCGTATATCCACGAAATTCGTAAGCTGTTTCGTCGTGGCCGTGACGAGTTCTTATTAGATCGTTTGTTGGTTGCCGGTGTTATTGAAGCCCGTGGTCACGAGCGCTTTGCATTGATTGCTGAAGCCTTACCAGAAGGTCGTGACAAAAAGTTTTACGACGATATTGCCAAGTCTGAAGAAAAGCATAAAAACTTATTTGTTGAGCTGGCATTAGAGTATTTCCCTGAAGACGAAGTCTACAGTCGCTTAGAAGAAATTCTTATCGCCGAAGCCGAGATTTGCGAGAAGCTTCCATTTCGAGCAGCATTGCATTAACCGAAACAAAGATAATTATCCCGTTGCAATGGAGCGCTAATGACCAAATCTCAACGTGTTATTGATAAGTACTTACAGCAATACGCGGAATCTGAGGTGAGCTTGCTCGATTCGCTATCGCCAGGTCATGCTTACCAACAGGTGATTGTGATCCCTGCATATAAAGAAAGCGATGCCTTTGTGCATCGCTTTTTTGCATCTCGGCTAAGCCAAACGAGAACATTGTTGATTGTTGTCGTTAATCAGCCTCAGACAGATACTAACCAGCAGAGTCAAGAATTACTCTATCAGCAGTGCTTGCAGTTGGGTAAAATCACCTTTCGTAACGACAATATCAGCTTAGTTAACGTGCGTGCGAATAATAGTGATGTATTACTGATTGACCGATTTAACAAGCCAATTTCAGATAAACATGGTGTTGGTTTAGCACGCAAAATAGGCTGCGATTTAGCCGTTTCTCTGATAAATCAGGGGCTGATTACGAGCCGATTTATCCACTCAACCGATGCAGATGCGAGCTTGCCGGATAATTACTTTGATGGGGCGCATCACGCTGGTAAACAGGTGGTGGCGATCGGCTTTGAATTTAGGCATCAATCGAACGAACCGTTAATTCATCAAGCCAATGCGATATATGAGCAGGCGCTGCGTTATTATGTTCAAGGGTTAGCAAGTGCTGGCAGTCGTTATGCGTTTTTTACCATCGGCAGTACGTTAGCATTCGATGCTGTGGCATATTGTCAATGTCGTGGTTTTCCCAAACGCAGTGCCGGTGAAGACTTTTATCTATTAAATAAACTGGTCAAACTTGGCCACTATCAGTTTGCCCAAGACATAGTAATTCATTTACAAGCAAGAACATCTGATAGAGTGCCGTTTGGTACAGGACCTGCTGTCGCTCGAATTGTCGAGTTACTTAAACAGCAACAAGATTACCATTATTATCATCCCGAGGTGTTTACGGCTCTAGCAGAAGTTCTCAGCGCATTTAGTACGTTATACCGAGAGCGGGAACGACTTGAAGCATGGTATCAACAATTCCCTAGTACGATTGTGCAGGCATTAACAGGTATTGGCCTTGATAAGTTTGTGAATAGCCAGAAAACGACAAATGAGACACAGTTTTACAAGCAATTACATGGCTTTTTCGATGGCTTTAAAACGTTAAAGTTTATTCATGTTCTGCGTGAATTAGCGTACCCAGACACGCCACTATTTATCTGCAACAATGAAAAGCCTCCTTTAATTGGGCGCTTAATAAAATAAGAATCCCAGCAGTAGCTGGGATTCTTTATGTAATGTAGACCTTGTTTAACGATTAAAATTGCATCTCAGGTACGTGCTCAGGTACCACCATTTCACCAGCGGTTAAACGGACAATTTCTTCAACGCTAACGCCAGGAGCGCGTTCTAGCAAGTGGAATTTACCGTCTTTTATTTCAATAAAGGCCAAATCGGTTAATACCTTTTTGATACAGCCTTTACCGGTAAGTGGCAGGGTACACTCAGTTAATAGTTTCGAGTCGCCGTGTTTTGATGCGTGGGTCATGGTGACAATGATGTTGTCAGCGCCAGCCACTAAGTCCATTGCGCCGCCCATGCCTTTGATAAGTTTGCCTGGGATCATGTACGAGGCAATATTGCCGCTAACATCTACTTCAAAGGCACCTAATACGGTTAAATCAACATGACCACCACGGATCATGGCAAATGACTCGGCACTATCAAATAAAGATGCACCTTTGGCCATTGTTACGGTTTGTTTTCCGGCATTGATAAGGTCGGCATCAATCTCGTCTTCGGTAGGGAAGGGGCCCATACCTAACAAGCCATTTTCAGACTGCAACATAACTTCCATGCCTTCTGGTACGTAGTTAGCGACGAGCGTTGGAATACCGATACCTAAGTTAACATAATAACCATCTTCTAGTTCTTGAGCGACGCGCATCGCTAGTTGTTCACGAGTTAAAGCCATGGTTATTCTCCTTGTGTTGCACGCACGGTACGTTGTTCAATACGCTTTTCAAAATCGCCTTTGATTAAGCGGTTTACGTAAATACCTGGGGTGTGAATTTCGTTCGGATCAAGCTCTCCGGCTTCAACGATTTCTTCGACTTCAACAACGGTAATCTTACCCGCAGTAGCCGCCATTGGATTAAAGTTTCGCGCGGTATTACGGTACACTAAATTACCGTAGGTATCTGCTTTCCATGCTTTAACGATAGCGAAGTCCCCAGTAATAGATTCTTCAAGGATGTAATTACGACCGTTGAACTCACGTTCTTCTTTACCTTCGGCAACCGGCGTACCGTAACCTGTTGCAGTAAAGAATGCCGGAATACCCGCACCACCGGCACGCATTTTTTCAGCAAGGGTACCTTGTGGTGTAAGTTCTACGTCGAGTTCGCCCGCCATCATTTGCCGTTCAAACTCAGCGTTCTCGCCAACATACGAGGCAATGATCTTTTTGATTTGGCGATTGGGTAATAGCAAGCCTAAACCAAAATCATCGACACCACAGTTATTTGAAACAACCGTTAGGTCTTTGGTTTGTTTGTTTACGATTTCCTTGATCAGGTTTTCAGGAATGCCGCATAAACCAAAACCGCCGGCGATAACCGTCATACCATCTTCTAGGCCTGCCATCGCTTCTTCATACGAATTGACGACTTTATTAAATCCAGCCATTTATGTTCCCCATGTAGTTTGTGCCTTGCTATGGCAATATTTTATTATCTTGAGGGCTATATATTACTGCTATAACAACTCATTTTCGCAGATAAACTACCTAAGATTATGTGTTAACACAATGTTTAAACGCATTCGTACTACTAAAGAACCGGAAATAATTGTGGACAGGGTAACAACTGAGCAAGTTTGTCGGGATAATGAATGCAAGTAAGCCGCTAGCTGGCTTTATCGCCTTTATCTTTGCTGATACCCAACTCGTCAAAGCGCTGCTTAACCGCTTCTGATATCGACCATTTAGCTTCTTCAAGATCGGGGGAGCGGACCCAAAACCTGGCAATATACTTCACTTCAGACTCACCCAGCTCGTAGACTCTAGCATGCTTGTCTCGATCGTGTTCAACCACCGGGCTTTTATCTAGCTCTTGCGATATTGCAGATAGTATGGCTTTGGAGTCGCTGGTAAATGGCGCACTAAAAAATAAGTCCATGCGTACGTGTGGCTCGGAGGTAATATTGTGAATAATGTCTTTCCAAATGGTATTGTTCGGTACGGTTAAATGGTGATTTGCAGAGGTGAATATCGTCGTCGTTACCAATGTCATCGCTCGTACTCGACCTTCAAAGCCTGCAACACGAATTTTATCGCCAATATCATAAGGACGATAAATTAAGATCATGATCCCTGAGGCAAAGTTGGCGATGGTTTCCTGTAAAGCGAAACCGATAACAAAGCCCATAATACCTAAACCTGCCAGTAGTGGACCAACTTGTAGGCCCATTTTCGACAGGGCATAAAGTAACGCTAATAAAATCACTAAGCGACCGGAGCTGACGGTTAAAAAGTTACGCGCAAGTTCCGACATATTTGGTCTGCTGCGTTTTAAGCTGACACTGACGATATAACGTACCAACCGAGCGATAATAAACGCAGCAACGAAAATACCAATAAAGGTTACTAGACTGCCAATAATCCCCGGCCCTTGGCGACGTAACCATGTACGAAAGCTAATCCACCACTCGGTTACCAAGTGGGATAATACTTGTTCGTCGAGCACTTCTTCACTTAAGGTATTACGTGCTTGAATGACCGTTTTTTTGTACAGTGCCGCGGGTAATTTTAGATCTTCAAGCAGGGCGACCAGTTGTTGTAAGCGGTTTGCGTATTCTTGAATTTCTAAGTTGAGTAGGGCGGTTTGTGAGATAAGTTTTTTACCCGTTTCAGATTCGTTCCGTACTGCAGCTTTTTGTTTTTGCAGTTGCAGTAGCTTGTCTTCATTTAAGCCGATTAAGCCTGATAATGTATCTGATTGTTTTAATATCTTATCTTTTGCAATATCGAGGAACTTTTGGTTTTTTAAATCTAAAAACGATGATTTTCTTGATAAGTTTACCAGCGCGTAATACAAGTCTTCTTGGTAGCGGCGAGCTAAATTTAAGCGCCAGTTGAGTTGCTCAAGCCGAGATTTCGCGGGACCTGCATTGACTGTGAAAACACTTTGCCGCGCTGTCGCGATTTGTTCTTCTAATTCTCTAACCCGTTCATCACTGAGTTCGATGTCCGCATAAATATCAAGTAGAGCACTGGTTACGAGTGAGCGTGCCGATTTTTTGTAGTTGGCGATAAACGCCTCATCCTGATGATTTTTTACCTCATCAATATACTGCAATAGCAAGTTACGATAACGAGTTAACATCGTTTGCCGCTGTTTTTCCAAGGCTCGTTTTTGATAGCCTATGGTATCGCTACCTTCTTGATTAATTTGCTCGATTAATGCCTGATAATCATCTATTTCGGTTAATGTTTGTTGCAGGTTTTGCTCGATGGTGTCTTCTGATTTTGACGGAGGCTGTTGTTGCCAAGCATACACAGACACGCTCAAGCAGGCATGCATTAGAAACATAACAATAGCAAATGTAACGCTCCGCGAGTCGCTAAGCACAGCAGGCATTCCGATTAATGAAAAGGTACGTTTATTAACCATAGCAAAACACCACAGAAAACCGCGAGATTTTGTATTTGTATCAGTGTCGATTGTTGCCAGAGTATTGGCATAGAGTCATAA from Thalassotalea sp. Sam97 harbors:
- a CDS encoding condensin complex protein MksE, whose translation is METLLSGGFICKTSDELAYQYLQKAEHYDAIERQLNTMNRTLSSANDGNVLFCAYQSIGDDERKQVNSQFKEVSSSLLPLVEWLVLVQEAQGDNTPISEGKVIRLNKLQTVIEDVPAFAEQLAKIARYSLFNSSSSAIDNQLKQIFKRLTELGYLLRPNPETQIYLATGKVDYLFDIIRFIDEAESLGLEQQAEMAVQQGDLL
- a CDS encoding phosphoenolpyruvate carboxylase translates to MSSQLSISGVKFLKALAKHADIIMQAYLSGRVSEMDFDLNTLEKLMELGVLWRPEPGEDLRLRSSVRALLENNLKDERNRQLDANVGSKLATIKTVTSHYKEALHHHLDAEAEVHLEDLAEQVYTLVDSLKSSVRSLWRRIHNEFGYVASINAKIRENELAQGQLTQMRQQLEMFQFDELAKLAGSNRELRRLLVVQLQKSHTEISQELSIAQAKLIDLLGKFREYLHRSQLLKGFVLHHQQKPDYQIKDYSVLHQLPSLFNRAQPIIKPANIDVNNVAYEQLFSQLVNQIKQVRHNLDANQEQRKAQNFDVAAIEGIDIESDGLKEAIEQYFVHIIDSAERMSALEYHQWQQLDFDQEVWVYGVINGFTGLNSEEQDFFEIGVEGHPHPEFDGNFIIEDVELGLR
- a CDS encoding HNH endonuclease; protein product: MAAVTFIVGGKSRRQNYVDVKRAYTGIYKWLIKHANAPQKQAILYSQDSGTESFVDAEQVPYRPKLVTPSFYLTAPWLELRQQAMERDEFCCVRCGASRREDGAKLEVDHIKERATHPELTLN
- a CDS encoding NAD-dependent deacetylase, producing MDSTLYITGAGVSAESGIPTFRGEDGFWTIGSVNYTPMEMATRAMYENNPVEFLKWYYHRFAAYRNHGPNAVHQWLSDKNLITQNIDGLDGKAGNRNYIAIHGRLDQMTLYHTQGEHVSTLTTPWDDVDDANLSESLLDIFRINKTSKRPELNFSYKPYVLLFDEYYTDLYRISEAEQRMYNADKMVFMGTSFSVNITQMALRAAFTNQIDIEIVDPNPVEIDYANVTYYKMTASEYIQR
- a CDS encoding tRNA-(ms[2]io[6]A)-hydroxylase, with the translated sequence MFELKYHTPKEWADVALEDFDSFLQDHAAAEKKASGMAVSMLSHYPDRTKLVRAMTDLALEELIHFKQVLKLMSARNVIQANDERDAYIHEIRKLFRRGRDEFLLDRLLVAGVIEARGHERFALIAEALPEGRDKKFYDDIAKSEEKHKNLFVELALEYFPEDEVYSRLEEILIAEAEICEKLPFRAALH
- a CDS encoding 3-oxoacid CoA-transferase subunit B, translated to MALTREQLAMRVAQELEDGYYVNLGIGIPTLVANYVPEGMEVMLQSENGLLGMGPFPTEDEIDADLINAGKQTVTMAKGASLFDSAESFAMIRGGHVDLTVLGAFEVDVSGNIASYMIPGKLIKGMGGAMDLVAGADNIIVTMTHASKHGDSKLLTECTLPLTGKGCIKKVLTDLAFIEIKDGKFHLLERAPGVSVEEIVRLTAGEMVVPEHVPEMQF
- a CDS encoding CoA transferase subunit A; the protein is MAGFNKVVNSYEEAMAGLEDGMTVIAGGFGLCGIPENLIKEIVNKQTKDLTVVSNNCGVDDFGLGLLLPNRQIKKIIASYVGENAEFERQMMAGELDVELTPQGTLAEKMRAGGAGIPAFFTATGYGTPVAEGKEEREFNGRNYILEESITGDFAIVKAWKADTYGNLVYRNTARNFNPMAATAGKITVVEVEEIVEAGELDPNEIHTPGIYVNRLIKGDFEKRIEQRTVRATQGE
- a CDS encoding mechanosensitive ion channel domain-containing protein — its product is MVNKRTFSLIGMPAVLSDSRSVTFAIVMFLMHACLSVSVYAWQQQPPSKSEDTIEQNLQQTLTEIDDYQALIEQINQEGSDTIGYQKRALEKQRQTMLTRYRNLLLQYIDEVKNHQDEAFIANYKKSARSLVTSALLDIYADIELSDERVRELEEQIATARQSVFTVNAGPAKSRLEQLNWRLNLARRYQEDLYYALVNLSRKSSFLDLKNQKFLDIAKDKILKQSDTLSGLIGLNEDKLLQLQKQKAAVRNESETGKKLISQTALLNLEIQEYANRLQQLVALLEDLKLPAALYKKTVIQARNTLSEEVLDEQVLSHLVTEWWISFRTWLRRQGPGIIGSLVTFIGIFVAAFIIARLVRYIVSVSLKRSRPNMSELARNFLTVSSGRLVILLALLYALSKMGLQVGPLLAGLGIMGFVIGFALQETIANFASGIMILIYRPYDIGDKIRVAGFEGRVRAMTLVTTTIFTSANHHLTVPNNTIWKDIIHNITSEPHVRMDLFFSAPFTSDSKAILSAISQELDKSPVVEHDRDKHARVYELGESEVKYIARFWVRSPDLEEAKWSISEAVKQRFDELGISKDKGDKAS